The following DNA comes from Camelina sativa cultivar DH55 chromosome 14, Cs, whole genome shotgun sequence.
AACGGGAAGCTGCCTTGAGAGCTCTTAACAAAATCTCATCGTTCGAAGGGAGTGCTAAGGTCTTGATCAGCATAGGAATTCTCCCCCCGCTTATCAAAGATCTGTTTTATGTAGGGCCAAACAACCTTCCGATTCGGTTGAAAGAAGTCTCTGCCACTATTCTTGCTAACATAGTGAACATTGGGTATGACTATGACAAAGCCACTCTTGTTTCAGACAACAGAGTGGAGAATCTGCTCCATCTAATTAGCAACACGGGACCAGCGATCCAGTGCAAGCTGTTGGAGGTTCTTGTTGGACTAACCAGTTGTCCAAAAACAGTTCCAAAAGTTGTCNAAGAGTGGAGATCAAGGAATGATGCTGCCAAGCTTGACATTGCTCGTCATTCGCTGTTTTTAGGGAATGCTGAGACCGACATTTTGCAAGCTTTGATGCATGTGNAATCTTTCCCCATTCATGAGTGAAGAACTAGCTAAGGCCTTATGTGGCACTGCTGGACAACTCGGAAGCCTTGTTGCAATCATTTCAGAAAATACACCAATCAGTGAAGAACAGGCTGCAGCTGCTGGACTCTTAGCTGAATTGCCAGATAGGAATTTGGGTCTTACTCAGGAAATGTTAGAAGTTGGTGCTTTTGAAAAAATCATCTCCAAAGTGATTGGAATCCGCCAAGGAGATATCAAGGGCATGAGGTTTGTGAGTCCTTTTCTGGAAGGACTTGTGCGTATACTTGCTAGGATTACTTTTGCTTTCAACAAAGAGACTCGAGCCATTACCTTTTGCCAAGAGCACAATGTTGCTACGCTCTTCCTTCATCTGCTTCAATCCAACGGTCAAGATAACATCCAGATGGTTTCTGCCATGGCTTTAGAGAATCTGTCACTAGAGTCTATACACCTGACACGGATGCCTGATCTACCTCCTCCGAACTACTGTGGCTCGATCTTTTCATGTATGAGCAAACCACACGTTGTAAACGGGCTGTGCAAGATCCACCAAGGAATATGTTCATTAAGAGACACATTNNNNNNNNNNNNNNNNNNNNNNNNNNNNNNNNNNNNNNNNNNNNNNNNNNNNNNNNNNNNNNNNNNNNNNNNNNNNNNNNNNNNNNNNNNNNNNNNNNNNNNNNNNNNNNNNNNNNNNNNNNNNNNNNNNNNNNNNNNNNNNNNNNNNNNNNNNNNNNNNNNNNNNNNNNNNNNNNNNNNNNNNNNNNNNNNNNNNNNNNNNNNNNNNNNNNNNNNNNNNNNNNNNNNNNNNNNNNNNNNNNNNNNNNNNNNNNNNNNNNNNNNNNNNNNNNNNNNNNNNNNNNNNNNNNNNNNNNNNNNNNNNNNNNNNNNNNNNNNNNNNNNNNNNNNNNNNNNNNNNNNNNNNNNNNNNNNNNNNNNNNNNNNNNNNNNNNNNNNNNNNNNNNNNNNNNNNNNNNNNNNNNNNNNNNNNNNNNNNNNNNNNNNNNNNNNNNNNNNNNNNNNNNNNNNNNNNNNNNNNNNNNNNNNNNNNNNNNNNNNNNNNNNNNNNNNNNNNNNNNNNNNNNNNNNNNNNNNNNNNNNNNNNNNNNNNNNNNNNNNNNNNNNNNNNNNNNNNNNNNNNNNNNNNNNNNNNNNNNNNNNNNNNNNNNNNNNNNNNNNNNNNNNNNNNNNNNNNNNNNNNNNNNNNNNNNNNNNNNNNNNNNNNNNNNNNNNNNNNNNNNNNNNNNNNNNNNNNNNNNNNNNNNNNNNNNNNNNNNNNNNNNNNNNNNNNNNNNNNNNNNNNNNNNNNNNNNNNNNNNNNNNNNNNNNNNNNNNNNNNNNNNNNNNNNNNNNNNNNNNNNNNNNNNNNNNNNNNNNNNNNNNNNNNNNNNNNNNNNNNNNNNNNNNNNNNNNNNNNNNNNNNNNNNNNNNNNNNNNNNNNNNNNNNNNNNNNNNNNNNNNNNNNNNNNNNNNNNNNNNNNNNNNNNNNNNNNNNNNNNNNNNNNNNNNNNNNNNNNNNNNNNNNNNNNNNNNNNNNNNNNNNNNNNNNNNNNNNNNNNNNNNNNNNNNNNNNNNNNNNNNNNNNNNNNNNNNNNNNNNNNNNNNNNNNNNNNNNNNNNNNNNNNNNNNNNNNNNNNNNNNNNNNNNNNNNNNNNNNNNNNNNNNNNNNNNNNNNNNNNNNNNNNNNNNNNNNNNNNNNNNNNNNNNNNNNNNNNNNNNNNNNNNNNNNNNNNNNNNNNNNNNNNNNNNNNNNNNNNNNNNNNNNNNNNNNNNNNNNAAACGCTGATTTTAGAACGCGACAGATCGCTGAGAACGCGTTGAAACACATCGATAAGATCCCAAACTTCTCAGGTATATTCCCAAGCATGGCATAGGGGAATCTCTTTGAACTTGTTCAGTGAgttttagtgatttatataaCTGTGGTTTATGTTTTGATGGGATTACTTGTTGATATAGGCATCCAGTCTTTTTCTgggtatatatattgtaaatttcgATTCTTGTTTGCGTGTGCTTTAAgctatttgatttgtttgtttataattaatCCTACGTCTGAAAATCATAATCATTTGATCGGCCTCGGACTAATATCCATATGTTTGTGAGCCTAATTTAGATGTTAGATGTTATGTTAGACTAAACATCCATAGGTAGCAGATTCGAGAATGGGGAAGAAAGAAACTAACTAGTTTAGAGAAAACACAAATTACGAAACTAACTAATTTAGAGAAAACACAAATTACGACTAACCAGACCCATAATAGCCATTACAGAGGAGATGCGCCGTTCAGATTCGATATCGGGTTGACGATAGGTCCTGGAACTCGTGGCCTTGAGCTTGAGCAGATTCCTCTCCTCTTCCTGATCCAGTAGTCCTATCACAGAAGAAGACAACGACGGCTTAAACAGAAAAAAGTTTCGATTACTATCGCACCACCATGGAATCGTGCCCACGACTTCCCACTTGTTCGCTCTCAAGTCGTAGCTATGAACCACTCGCTCAATGGGATGGTTCTTCATCGTCCTCAGTACCACACATTTGCCGTCGTACGCCTGCACGTTCCAGTACGACAACGGCATATTTAGGTGCACCGGCTCGTTCTTGATCCGCCTCACGAGGATACATTTACCATCGTTCTCGACGGCAACTACGGAAACCACTTCCTCCGTAGCCGATATCAGTGTCAGGCGGTTATCGCCGGCACAGAGCAAGACCTTCCCCGGTTTCCGGTAAAATTTGATCGGAATCAGTCGAGCTTCCTCTGTTTCCGGATTGAAAGCTACGATGCTGCCGTATTTTCTCAGCCAGTGAAGATCTCCGTTCAAGTAAACAGGTTTCGAATTCTTACCATTCTTGAGATTGCTTGAGTGGCAAGTAAAGGTTGTTTTCGATAAACTCCATGAATCTCCGGTGTTAATGTCGAACTGATACATCTTTTCGTCTGGATTTGAAGGCTTAAGCACCTCGACTATGCAGACGATTTTGAATTTCTGAGTGGTTGGATCGATATGATCAACAGCAAACCCAATGCAAGTTGTTTTACCCGAGATAGGGTATTCCAGGAATCGTAACTTGTTTGTGAGGGGATTAGCCACGCAGAGACGACCACCAATGGAGAGTAGGAGAAGGCCGGAACAAGAACCGAGAATATTAAACAAATTCTCTAAGCGCCCAGTGTTATTGAATGACCTAGAATTTCCAAAAGGGTGAAAACAAAGTAAATTGGAGGCATATTTGGAGATGTGAAGCAAACTGGATCCTGTACGGGAatagtattttcttttaaaatttaggtCCTCTGATACATGCGAGTTGATGGATTTGTTTGTGCATTGCATCTTCACCAAGGATTTGGGATCTAATTTGAAGAGAATCTCGTCTAGGAGATGCAAAGGTAATCTCCTCATGATCACAGAGgacttaggtttttttttaacagtgtAAATTTAAGTGTTCGTTTATATAACGACAGATAACCTAtttgacaatatttttatttttatttaacaatatctcctttcattattttattgtgCCAAAATTAATACATCACtattaaaattactttttttctgAAGGTAAAGTTTATTCAATCTAAAAGATAATGTTTACAAACTATGATAGTAATCACTAGGTCATCCAGTTTGGTAGCTTCCCGAAATTTGTGGCCTAATATGAAATCAAAATATGAGAAAGGTCAGGAATTTGGAAGCTTGTTTgtacatattttgtttgtcaaaattAATCCATCTCGTCTAGGAGATGCAAAGGTAATCTCCTCATGATGACATAGGacttaggatttttttttaacagtataaatttaacattttatgtGTTCTTTAAGGTGTGCGTTGTGCGTTATGTGTAAGTTATGTATATGACACAACTGCGACAGAAAAACCTAtttgacaatatttttattttacaacatCTCCTTTTATTATTTACTCGTGCCAAAATTAATCCATCACTATTggaattatctttttttttttttcttttttttgaggataatctatatttttatttaacaacaTCTCCTTTCATTATTTACTCGTGCCAAAATTAATCCATCACTATTGaaataaattagattcatcattccaaaatttttttgttaaatcaagaattggagaaatttttttacttttaaaagaatgaattctagagaataatttagaaatctgtaaaaaccgttgagattgaaattttatattattttgtgtcatggcaaaaaattgaaaaaaatgaaatcagttcaaacaaacaaaaaaatatatataNNNNNNNNNNNNNNNNNNNNNNNNNNNNNNNNNNNNNNNNNNNNNNNNNNNNNNNNNNNNNNNNNNNNNNNNNNNNNNNNNNNNNNNNNNNNNNNNNNNNNNNNNNNNNNNNNNNNNNNNNNNNNNNNNNNNNNNNNNNNNNNNNNNNNNNNNNNNNNNNNNNNNNNNNNNNNNNNNNNNNNNNNNNNNNNNNNNNNNNNNNNNNNNNNNNNNNNNNNNNNNNNNNNNNNNNNNNNNNNNNNNNNNNNNNNNNNNNNNNNNNNNNNNNNNNNNNNNNNNNNNNNNNNNNNNNNNNNNNNNNNNNNNNNNNNNNNNNNNNNNNNNNNNNNNNNNNNNNNNNNNNNNNNNNNNNNNNNNNNNNNNNNNNNNNNNNNNNNNNNNNNNNNNNNNNNNNNNNNNNNNNNNNNNNNNNNNNNNNNNNNNNNNNNNNNNNNNNNNNNNNNNNNNNNNNNNNNNNNNNNNNNNNNNNNNNNNNNNNNNNNNNNNNNNNNNNNNNNNNNNNNNNNNNNNNNNNNNNNNNNNNNNNNNNNNNNNNNNNNNNNNNNNNcagacatatatatatatatatatatatatatatatatatatatatatatttcaaaagatacgaatattcgaataaacacaactctacaatgaacggttgcaactttacaaaaaaaatcgttataatgaacaatcacaacttttgtaaaacacataacttaaaatttttacagatttttttggaaattatccaaaagttatgattaaaaaaacacaacttttggtgacATTTATTCGGACTgctattacatataaattactttttttttgttttttgaggaTAAAGGTTATTTAATCTAAAAGATAATTGTTTACAAGCTATGataataatcaatcaaaatatGAGACGTGACTCGTACGACTTTGTCCACTTCTTACTTTGCTGGTTCGTTTGCACGTCGTTAAAGAATATCTTGGAAGGCCTCCATCATCCTTGAACATTAGTACTTTCGTTGCTTGTTTAACATTACTTTAGTTTCTTCCTCTTGAACCGATCTTTTTCTAAGTTGCGTTTCCACTTTCTCCGATGAGATTCCAACCACCAATCCCATAATCGAGCTTAGAGAGGAGATGCGGTCGTAACCATCACAAGGCTTCAGCTTCTCATCCAATCCAATCACAGATGAATAGACCGACGGTGTATACAGATAAAAGTCCATGTTTGTACCGCACCACATTGGAATATAACCCATTACTCCCCACTCATTAGCTCTCAAGTCGTACCGATGAAACACTCCGTCAGGGAAGTCATGATTCTTCTCCCTCAACAATAAAACCTTTCCGTTGTAAGCCACAACGTCCCAGAAAATGAGTCTCTTTGCCTCCGCCATTACGTTCCTTATCTGCCTCACTAGAACCCACTTGGGATCGGTGAGAATATTCTCGAGGGAGTAAACGTAAATTACTTCCTCCCTCGGCCATATCAGTGTCAGTTTATTATCGGCGGCGGCAAACAATGTTTTCACTCTCAGTTCTTGGGGAAATCTTATTGGAATCAGCAGTGCCTTCTCTGTTTCGAGGTTGAACGCCAAGATGCTGCCGTCGTTTCTCAACCAGTGAAGAGATCCGTGGACGTAGACAGGTTTCATACGCTTATCGAAATTGCTTGAGCGGCAAGCAACTATGGTTTTTGACAGTCTCCATGATGAAACTCCCTTGTTAATCTCAAATTGATACATTGTTTCTTCTGGATTTAGAGCCTCGATACCTTTTACGCAGACAATTTTGAATCTCTGAGTTCTCCGATCAATCTGATCAACAGCGAAACCTATGTACTTCGTTTGTTCCCAATCAATAGCTTCACCACTCTCAGTTATCCTAGGGANNNNNNNNNNNNNNNNNNNNNNNNNNNNNNNNNNNNNNNNNNNNNNNNNNNNNNNNNNNNNNNNNNNNNNNNNNNNNNNNNNNNNNNNNNNNNNNNNNNNNNNNNNNNNNNNNNNNNNNNNNNNNNNNNNNNNNNNNNNNNNNNNNNNNNNNNNNNNNNNNNNNNNNNNNNNNNNNNNNNNNNNNNNNNNNNNNNNNNNNNNNNNNNNNNNNNNNNNNNNNNNNNNNNNNNNNNNNNNNNNNNNNNNNNNNNNNNNNNNNNNNNNNNNNNNNNNNNNNNNNNNNNNNNNNNNNNNNNNNNNNNNNNNNNNNNNNNNNNNNNNNNNNNNNNNNNNNNNNNNNNNNNNNNNNNNNNNNNNNNNNNNNNNNNNNNNNNNNNNNNNNNNNNNNNNNNNNNNNNNNNNNNNNNNNNNNNNNNNNNNNNNNNNNNNNNNNNNNNNNNNNNNNNNNNNNNNNNNNNNNNNNNNNNNNNNNNNNNNNNNNNNNNNNNNNNNNNNNNNNNNNNNNNNNNNNNNNNNNNNNNNNNNNNNNNNNNNNNNNNNNNNNNNNNNNNNNNNNNNNNNNNNNNNNNNNNNNNNNNNNNNNNNNNNNNNNNNNNNNNNNNNNNNNNNNNNNNNNNNNNNNNNNNNNNNNNNNNNNNNNNNNNNNNNNNNNNNNNNNNNNNNNNNNNNNNNNNNNNNNNNNNNNNNNNNNNNNNNNNNNNNNNNNNNNNNNNNNNNNNNNNNNNNNNNNNNNNNNNNNNNNNNNNNNNNNNNNNNNNNNNNNNNNNNNNNNNNNNNNNNNNNNNNNNNNNNNNNNNNNNNNNNNNNNNNNNNNNNNNNNNNNNNNNNNNNNNNNNNNNNNNNNNNNNNNNNNNNNNNNNNNNNNNNNNNNNNNNNNNNNNNNNNNNNNNNNNNNNNNNNNNNNNNNNNNNNNNNNNNNNNNNNNNNNNNNNNNNNNNNNNNNNNNNNNNNNNNNNNNNNNNNNNNNNNNNNNNNNNNNNNNNNNNNNNNNNNNNNNNNNNNNNNNNNNNNNNNNNNNNNNNNNNNNNNNNNNNNNNNNNNNNNNNNNNNNNNNNNNNNNNNNNNNNNNNNNNNNNNNNNNNNNNNNNNNNNNNNNNNNNNNNNNNNNNNNNNNNNNNNNNNNNNNNNNNNNNNNNNNNNNNNNNNNNNNNNNNNNNNNNNNNNNNNNNNNNNNNNNNNNNNNNNNNNNNNNNNNNNNNNNNNNNNNNNNNNNNNNNNNNNNNNNNNNNNNNNNNNNNNNNNNNNNNNNNNNNNNNNNNNNNNNNNNNNNNNNNNNNNNNNNNNNNNNNNNNNNNNNNNNNNNNNNNNNNNNNNNNNNNNNNNNNNNNNNNNNNNNNNNNNNNNNNNNNNNNNNNNNNNNNNNNNNNNNNNNNNNNNNNNNNNNNNNNNNNNNNNNNNNNNNNNNNNNNNNNNNNNNNNNNNNNNNNNNNNNNNNNNNNNNNNNNNNNNNNNNNNNNNNNNNNNNNNNNNNNNNNNNNNNNNNNNNNNNNNNNNNNNNNNNNNNNNNNNNNNNNNNNNNNNNNNNNNNNNNNNNGCAACTATGGTTTTTGACAGTCTCCATGATGAAACTCCCTTGTTAATCTCAAATTGATACATTGTTTCTTCTGGATTTAGAGCCTCGATACCTTTTACGCAGACAATTTTGAATCTCTGAGTTCTCCGATCAATCTGATCAACAGCGAAACCTATGTACTTCGTTTGTTCCCAATCAATAGCTTCACCACTCTCAGTTATCCTAGGGAAAAGATTTGACTTAGAGTGATCCAGGAACCGAAACTTCCTAGTGTAAGGATTTGCGACGCAGAGACCTTGGCCGAAGAGTAAGAGAAGGCCAGAGCAAGAGCCTAGAATCTGGGTTCTCAACTTTAGGGTTTCTTGGGCTCTTGGTGACGTAGAACCGACAAATGGGAGGTAGTGGACCAATCTAGCGCCCTCGACAGGGATGTGAAACAAACTGGATCCTAACCGAGAATTGTATTCAGATTTAAAATACGAGTCTTCGGATAGATGTGAGCGAAAAGATTTATCTGTGCATTGCATCTTCGCAAGAGTTTTGAGATCCAGTCTGAAGAGAGTGTCGTCGACGATATGCCATGGTAATCGATCCATCGGAGAAGGAACAAAATTTACAGAGCTGTCGCTTCGCCTTTTCAAGTATGATTGTATGGTTAATACTTAGTGATTTGGTGTTTCTGATACTCTAATCTTATATATAGACCAGATAAAGCATGGTTTACTATTTTAATAGGttgacaaggaaaaggaaaagttacaattccctttttcttttgNNNNNNNNNNNNNNNNNNNNNNNNNNNNNNNNNNNNNNNNNNNNNNNNNNNNNNNNNNNNNNNNNNNNNNNNNNNNNNNNNNNNNNNNNNNNNNNNNNNNNNNNNNNNNNNNNNNNNNNNNNNNNNNNNNNNNNNNNNNNNNNNNNNNNNNNNNNNNNNNNNNNNNNNNNNNNNNNNNNNNNNNNNNNNNNNNNNNNNNNNNNNNNNNNNNNNNNNNNNNNNNNNNNNNNNNNNNNNNNNNNNNNNNNNNNNNNNNNNNNNNNNNNNNNNNNNNNNNNNNNNNNNNNNNNNNNNNNNNNNNNNNNNNNNNNNNNNNNNNNNNNNNNNNNNNNNNNNNNNNNNNNNNNNNNNNNNNNNNNNNNNNNNNNNNNNNNNNNNNNNNNNNNNNNNNNNNNNNNNNNNNNNNNNNNNNNNNNNNNNNNNNNNNNNNNNNNNNNNNNNNNNNNNNNNNNNNNNNNNNNNNNNNNNNNNNNNNNNNNNNNNNNNNNNNNNNNNNNNNNNNNNNNNNNNNNNNNNNNNNNNNNNNNNNNNNNNNNNNNNNNNNNNNNNNNNNNNNNNNNNNNNNNNNNNNNNNNNNNNNNNNNNNNNNNNNaaaaaaaaaaaaaaaaaaaaattataatgatacTGTTTGTACcacttcaaagttcaaagtaATAATGGACTACTCCACAAGATCAAAGACGAAGCGTACCATTTTCTCAAATGCATTGTTGGATATGATTAGATTTGTATGTTCTAGTTTGGTCAAGGGACTACCAACTCGGTCTTTTGTTagcattttttttggtaattttggtCCACGTGCTCTGCGCTTGAGCACAAAAACTGTTCCAAATAGCCAAACCAGCAAATCATGGATTATATGTGGTCTTTTCCTGGGGCGTGTTCTTTTCAAGCGAAGAACTTCAAATTTACATCACCGGACAAGACTGCCAGAATCTTCACAAGGACTTGATACTTTCTTATGGAAATCAGGGAATGACACTTCCACACTGTAACTCCAACAACACTTGACAGCTCCTTCGTGATCCTCCCTACAGTTCGTGGAATTATATGATATGGTTCAAGAAGGCAAAACCACGGTACTGGTTCGCTTCACTTTGTGGTTAGCCTTTCGTCAACGCCTCCCAACTTGTGATAGACTTTTAACAATTGTGGCATCACAACAGTCTTAATTTACCCACTTTGTTCTGTCGCCAGTGAAACGCATGACACCACCTCTTCTCTGGATGCTCATTTTTGGGCCAGATTTGGAGTTTTTTTGCGTCTCACGTTTCTTACCTCAGCCTCCGTAGTCCGTAAGATCAAACGCTTCCTGCTATTGACGCGGATGTATGGCCACTCTAGCACTCTCATATAGAGTCCTTATTCTCAAGCTACTTCTTTAGGTGATTCTttacattaaaatcaaaacacaaactATTAACTATGGATTGTAATAAGTTATAGCTAGAGAGTGAAActtaacattaaaaccaaacaaaagtatTAACTGTATTCCCCACAATGGTTCAATTTATTCACTTCAATTGTCTCAATATCCtaaaagaagaacaataaaCAAGCATACAGTAATCTACTGTAAAAATACAAGAGAAAACATAACTAGTTACCATCCAAATCTAGTTTTTCTACtggatctttttcttttgctgatTCTCTCCGCGTTTGAGAAAGAAGGCTCACCCACCATCATCTTcggtttcttttcttcttcaagtcgcttttcatttttctttaaccATGCCAGAGCATAAGGATTGCTATCATCAATCAGTCTCATAATTTTCCTTAGAGAGGAGATGCGATTACCATTATTACCACGAACCGGTGTCACCCAATCGACGTCCACCTTCTCATTCAGTTCTCTCGCAAAGGATAAAGACAGTGTAAAATGGTGAAAGTTTTGATAACCATCGCACCACTGTGGAACCCAACCTACGAATCCCCACTCGTCGGCACTCAAGTCGTACACATGAATAACTTCGTTCTCCCTCACCACTAAACTCTTGCCGTCGTACGACCCAAGGTACCAGAACCTCGTCGACCTTTTGTCCACCGCTCGGTTTTGGATCTGCTGCACCAAGACCCACTTGGGATCGATGAGAATATTCCCGAGGTGATAAATGTAAATCACTTCATCCGTCGCTGATACCAATGCTAGTACGTTCCCTGCGACTGCGAACAGGTTCGCCGTGATAAGTTTTTGGGGAAGCTTGATAGGAACCAGCCGtgcttgctctgtttctggaTTGAAAGCTAAAATGCTTCCGTCATTTCTTAGCCAGTGAAGAGACCCGTCCAAGTAAAGCGCTTTCTTATCCGCCATTAGCTCGCTTGTGCTGCAAGTAATAGTTGTCTTTGACAGTCTCCAACAAGAAGCCCCTGTGCTGATCTCGAACTGATACACCGTTTCGTCAGGATTCGAAGCGTCTTCAGTACCTTCTTTTATGATGACAACTTTGAATCTCTGAGTTGTTCGGTCAATTTGATCAACCGCAAAACCGATGCGGTTCAGATTCTCCCATCCGAGAATGAAGGGTACATCTTCTTTTCTGTCAGCACGATAAAGAAACTTCGATTTAGAGTGATCAAGGAATCGGTACCTCTTTGTGAGCGGGTTCACGACACAGAGACCATCCATTAAGAGCAGGAGGAGGCCAGAACAAAAGGAGAGAACCCGAGTCTTGACATCTAAGGGATCTTGGTTTCTGAATAACGTAGAATCGCCAAAAGGGTAGCAAAAGAGGAGGGTTGAGCCAAAGCTGGAGATGTGAAGCAAACCGGTTCCGACACGAGACATGTATTCGGATTTGAAATAGATATCATCGGATATGTGAGAGTTGATATATCGACCCGTGCATTGCATCATTGCCAGAGATTTCGGATCCAATCTGAAGAGAATCTGGTCGAGGATATNNNNNNNNNNNNNNNNNNNNNNNNNNNNNNNNNNNNNNNNNNNNNNNNNNNNNNNNNNNNNNNNNNNNNNNNNNNNNNNNNNNNNNNNNNNNNNNNNNNNNNNNNNNNNNNNNNNNNNNNNNNNNNNNNNNNNNNNNNNNNNNNNNNNNNNNNNNNNNNNNNNNNNNNNNNNNNNNNNNNNNNNNNNNNNNNNNNNNNNNNNNNNNNNNNNNNNNNNNNNNNNNNNNNNNNNNNNNNNNNNNNNNNNNNNNNNNNNNNNNNNNNNNNNNNNNNNNNNNNNNNNNNNNNNNNNNNNNNNNNNNNNNNNNNNNNNNNNNNNNNNNNNNNNNNNNNNNNNNNNNNNNNNNNNNNNNNNNNNNNNNNNNNNNNNNNNNNNNNNNNNNNNNNNNNNNNNNNNNNNNNNNaaaaaaaaggtcaaaatgaaatattatgaaatcctgaatattatttttgccttttttaacaaaatgagTCAATGACTATAAGTTTTCTGAATATACAACGTATCAAGCTCCTCGAAAAAAGGAAATACTATATACAATGCAGAAACGCCTACattcattcattaacattttcaaactttgtttttgtcaaacattttcAAACTTGAAAGTATACTCAGAATTTATATAAATTCTTGGAATTCAAATAGATTAGATATTgtaataaagttataaaaaaatggtaTCCATATAAAACTTATTGGAAACTAATCAGCTAGTTCCGTGCTTACTAAAAAGTTCAAAAGATCAAAGactattttaaacttttccaaaaaatatgCTTAGATAAGAAGGATCATTAAACATGATGTATTAATAACCCAAAGATTCAAGTGAAGGTTTctcaaagaaatataaaaaaattatttttattacagattttctttttttatttatttttaatatctgtTCCACTAAATTAGTGACACTTGTCTCATTTCTTTTGAGAATCCTTTCTCAAGTTGCCTAAAGAAGAATcgtttctcttccttttctcttctctctcttctttttattatttttttaataagaatattTGTATGAATAACCACTGATAGCCATGGTCTAAGTAAGTGGAGCAAAGTGTCTCAGGGCGATACCACAATTCAACTAAGGGGCTATTGGAGATGTGATTTCTAAATtcatatagaattgtaaataatagaaatcaaaatatatagattttgaaataacatgttttatccttggatttgaatctttttattttacactttcaaatccattcaaatccatttaaaacataatgtggattttgaaatccaaaaacaaattattaaatgaataac
Coding sequences within:
- the LOC104740772 gene encoding putative F-box protein At1g20795: ILDQILFRLDPKSLAMMQCTGRYINSHISDDIYFKSEYMSRVGTGLLHISSFGSTLLFCYPFGDSTLFRNQDPLDVKTRVLSFCSGLLLLLMDGLCVVNPLTKRYRFLDHSKSKFLYRADRKEDVPFILGWENLNRIGFAVDQIDRTTQRFKVVIIKEGTEDASNPDETVYQFEISTGASCWRLSKTTITCSTSELMADKKALYLDGSLHWLRNDGSILAFNPETEQARLVPIKLPQKLITANLFAVAGNVLALVSATDEVIYIYHLGNILIDPKWVLVQQIQNRAVDKRSTRFWYLGSYDGKSLVVRENEVIHVYDLSADEWGFVGWVPQWCDGYQNFHHFTLSLSFARELNEKVDVDWVTPVRGNNGNRISSLRKIMRLIDDSNPYALAWLKKNEKRLEEEKKPKMMVGEPSFSNAERISKRKRSSRKTRFGW
- the LOC104743422 gene encoding putative F-box protein At1g57580, which gives rise to MDRLPWHIVDDTLFRLDLKTLAKMQCTDKSFRSHLSEDSYFKSEYNSRLGSSLFHIPVEGARLVHYLPFVGSTSPRAQETLKLRTQILGSCSGLLLLFGQGLCVANPYTRKFRFLDHSKSNLFPRITESGEAIDWEQTKYIGFAVDQIDRRTQRFKIVCVKGGSLHWLRNDGSILAFNLETEKALLIPIRFPQELRVKTLFAAADNKLTLIWPREEVIYVYSLENILTDPKWVLVRQIRNVMAEAKRLIFWDVVAYNGKVLLLREKNHDFPDGVFHRYDLRANEWGVMGYIPMWCGTNMDFYLYTPSVYSSVIGLDEKLKPCDGYDRISSLSSIMGLVVGISSEKVETQLRKRSVQEEETKVMLNKQRKY
- the LOC104743421 gene encoding U-box domain-containing protein 44-like, whose product is MVGSSEDGNQSDDSSQFERGVDHIYEAFICPLTKEVMHDPVTLENGRTFEREAIEKWFKECRDSGRPPSCPLTSQELSSADVSPSIALRNTIEEWRSRNDAAKLDIARHSLFLGNAETDILQALMHVRQICRTIRSNRQGVRNAQLIRMVIDLLKSSSHKVRYKALQTLQVVVEGDDESKAIVAEGDTVRTLVKFLSHEPSKGREAAVSLLFELSKSEALCEKIGSIHGALILLVSLTSSNSENVSIVEKADRTLENMERSEEIVRQMASYGRLQPLLGKLLEGSPETKVSMASFLGELPLNNEVKVLVAQTVGSSLVDLMRSGDMPQREAALRALNKISSFEGSAKVLISIGILPPLIKDLFYVGPNNLPIRLKEVSATILANIVNIGYDYDKATLVSDNRVENLLHLISNTGPAIQCKLLEVLVGLTSCPKTVPKVVXEWRSRNDAAKLDIAQLAKALCGTAGQLGSLVAIISENTPISEEQAAAAGLLAELPDRNLGLTQEMLEVGAFEKIISKVIGIRQGDIKGMRFVSPFLEGLVRILARITFAFNKETRAITFCQEHNVATLFLHLLQSNGQDNIQMVSAMALENLSLESIHLTRMPDLPPPNYCGSIFSCMSKPHVVNGLTRQIAENALKHIDKIPNFSGIFPSMA
- the LOC109128655 gene encoding putative F-box/kelch-repeat protein At1g20790, giving the protein MRRLPLHLLDEILFKLDPKSLVKMQCTNKSINSHVSEDLNFKRKYYSRTGSSLLHISKYASNLLCFHPFGNSRSFNNTGRLENLFNILGSCSGLLLLSIGGRLCVANPLTNKLRFLEYPISGKTTCIGFAVDHIDPTTQKFKIVCIVEVLKPSNPDEKMYQFDINTGDSWSLSKTTFTCHSSNLKNGKNSKPVYLNGDLHWLRKYGSIVAFNPETEEARLIPIKFYRKPGKVLLCAGDNRLTLISATEEVVSVVAVENDGKCILVRRIKNEPVHLNMPLSYWNVQAYDGKCVVLRTMKNHPIERVVHSYDLRANKWEVVGTIPWWCDSNRNFFLFKPSLSSSVIGLLDQEEERNLLKLKATSSRTYRQPDIESERRISSVMAIMGLVSRNLCFL